In Microbacterium sp. zg-Y818, the genomic window GCCGCGTGGCCTCACCCCGCTTGGTCAACGGCCGACCGCTCGTGGACAGCGCCGCCTCCGGCGGCTCGAACGCCTCGATGGTGCTCATGCGCGGTCTCCTTCGAGGGTGGGGGTCGGCGGGAGTTCGGATGTGGAGGCGGATGCCGCCATCAGAGCCGCAGCCTGCGCACGCAGGCGGGTGCGGGCGAGCTTGTCGATCGTGCTCCGCGGCAGCGCGTCGACGAAGGCGACGCGAGCCGGCACCTTGTAGGCGGCCAGCTCGCTGCGCGCGTGCGCGAGCAGCTCGTCGACGCCGAGCAGGGCGCCGGGCGCCCGCACGACGAAGGCGACTCCGCGCTCCCCCCACACCGGGTCGGGGGCGCCGACCACCGCGACCTCGGCCACGGCGGGATGCCGGCTGAGCGCCCGCTCCACCTCTGCGGGGGCGACGTTCTCGCCGCCGGAGATGAAGATGTCCTTGAGCCGGTCGACGATGCGGTAGATCCCGTCGGCGTCGCGGGCGGCGATGTCGCCGGTGCGGAGCCACTCGCCGGCGCGGGCCCGGTCCGTCGCCTGCGGGTCGTCGAGGTACCCGGCGAAGACGCTCGGCCCCCGCACCCACAACTCGCCCGCGGCAGGGCCCTGCAGCACGAGGCCGGTCTCGGGGTCGGCGAGCACGACTTCCACGTGCGGGTAGGGGCGCCCGACCGCCCCCGGATGGGCGTCGGCCTCGGCCGCGGGCAGACACAGCACATTAGGGGACGCCTCGGTGAGTCCGTACCCCTGGGTGAGCGCCACCCCGGCATCCGCCCACCGGGCCGCGGTGTCCGGCGCCATCGTCGCGCCGCCCACGAGGGACAGACGCAGGCTGCGCAGGCCCTCCGAGCTGAAGCGCGGGTCATCGGCCAGCTGCCGGTACTGCGTCGGGACCCCCATCATGGCGGTCACACCCCGCTCTGCGATGAGCTGCAGCACGCGGCCCGGTTGGAACGAGCGCTCCAGCACGACCGTTGCCCCCACCCACCAGGCCAGGAGCGGCTGCACGTTCCAGGCGGCCACGTGGAACTGCGGCAGCATCGCCAGCACGACGTCGTCAGCGGTCAGCTGCAGCGCTCCCGACAGCGCGAGGTTGTTCCAGAAGCAGTTGGCGTGGGTGAGCACCACGCCCTTGGGTGCGGCCTCGCTGCCGGAGGTGAAGATCACCAGCAGCGGATCGTCGTCGCGCACCGGGCGCAGCGGCGCTGTGAAGGCTGTCGACGGCGGGGGCGCTGCGGATTCCACCCCGGTGGTGCCGAGCGATGCCACCGGCGGGCGTCTGGTCGCGCGGCCGAGGGCATCCTCGGCGGCGGCGGCGTACTCGTCGTCGACCAGCAGGAGCGCCGGCGCGGCGCGGTCGATCAGCTCCGCGAGCTCGCGCGGGGCGAGCCGCCAGGACAGCGGCACGAACGCCAGTCCGCTGTGCGCACAGGCGAAGAACGCCACGACGTGGTCGATGGAGTTGCCCGAGATCGTCGCGATGCGCTGGCCGGGGCGGTAGCCCGCCGACGCGAGTCGGTGCGCGAGTGCCGCGGCGCGCTGCGCGAGTTCGCCGTACGTGATCGTCACGCCCCGGTCGTCGATGGCGATGCGGCCGGGCGTCGCGTCGGCGCGGGCGGTCAGCCAGCGGCCGATCGTGTGGGGCCCGTCGGCGCCCCGCTCGTCGGGTGTCACGCGCGCACCTCGGCGGGCTCGGCGATCGCCTCGCTGTCGTCCAGCCGGTGCAGGCTCGCCCGGGTCCGTTCGCCGCGGCGCCGGCGCACCGCCGCGTCGACGGTTCCGGCGATGCCGCCGGGAAGGAACATCACCACGAGGATGAAGAGCACCCCCAGCAGGAACATCGGCTCCGAAAGCGGTACGTGCAGGATGGCGGGCAGCGCGTCGATGGCATCGGAGCGGGCCAGCACCGTCAGGCGCTGGTCGAGCAGGGTGTAGAGCACACCCCCCACGATCGCACCCCA contains:
- a CDS encoding AMP-binding protein — protein: MTPDERGADGPHTIGRWLTARADATPGRIAIDDRGVTITYGELAQRAAALAHRLASAGYRPGQRIATISGNSIDHVVAFFACAHSGLAFVPLSWRLAPRELAELIDRAAPALLLVDDEYAAAAEDALGRATRRPPVASLGTTGVESAAPPPSTAFTAPLRPVRDDDPLLVIFTSGSEAAPKGVVLTHANCFWNNLALSGALQLTADDVVLAMLPQFHVAAWNVQPLLAWWVGATVVLERSFQPGRVLQLIAERGVTAMMGVPTQYRQLADDPRFSSEGLRSLRLSLVGGATMAPDTAARWADAGVALTQGYGLTEASPNVLCLPAAEADAHPGAVGRPYPHVEVVLADPETGLVLQGPAAGELWVRGPSVFAGYLDDPQATDRARAGEWLRTGDIAARDADGIYRIVDRLKDIFISGGENVAPAEVERALSRHPAVAEVAVVGAPDPVWGERGVAFVVRAPGALLGVDELLAHARSELAAYKVPARVAFVDALPRSTIDKLARTRLRAQAAALMAASASTSELPPTPTLEGDRA